A stretch of the Hippoglossus hippoglossus isolate fHipHip1 chromosome 1, fHipHip1.pri, whole genome shotgun sequence genome encodes the following:
- the lbx1b gene encoding transcription factor LBX1b, translated as MMTSKEVAKCDAVENRRRSPLDHLPPPANSNKPLTPFSIEDILNKPSVKRSYTICGTAHLISSSEKHRPSSIPLSSRALLNQTSPLSALEELASKTFKGLEVSVLQAAEGRDGMTLFGQRTTPKKRRKSRTAFTNHQIYELEKRFLYQKYLSPADRDQIAQQLGLTNAQVITWFQNRRAKLKRDLEEMKADVESAKAVGQVPLDKLAKLADLEKCANGTLGHPRPVSPARGGKLGQKLRTSPLSPFSDHTTSKECSEDEDVEIDVDD; from the exons ATGATGACATCCAAAGAGGTGGCCAAATGTGATGCAGTGGAGAACAGGAGGCGAAGTCCGCTGGACCACTTGCCGCCTCCTGCCAACTCCAACAAGCCGCTCACCCCCTTCAGCATCGAGGACATCCTGAACAAGCCGTCCGTGAAGCGCAGCTACACGATCTGCGGCACGGCGCACCTCATCTCGTCCTCCGAGAAGCACCGTCCGTCCAGCATCCCCCTGTCCAGCCGCGCTCTGCTCAACCAGACCTCCCCGCTCAGCGCGCTGGAGGAGCTGGCCAGCAAGACCTTCAAGGGGCTGGAAGTCAGCGTGCTACAGGCGGCGGAAG GCCGGGACGGGATGACTCTGTTCGGCCAGAGGACCACCCCGAAGAAGCGTCGGAAGTCCCGGACGGCGTTCACCAATCACCAGATCTACGAGCTGGAGAAGCGCTTCCTGTACCAGAAGTACCTGTCCCCCGCCGACCGGGACCAGATCGCGCAGCAGCTCGGCCTGACAAACGCGCAGGTCATCACGTGGTTTCAGAACCGCAGAGCCAAGCTAAAACGGGACCTGGAAGAGATGAAGGCCGACGTGGAGTCGGCCAAGGCCGTAGGCCAGGTCCCCTTGGACAAGCTCGCCAAGCTGGCGGACCTGGAGAAATGCGCCAACGGCACGCTGGGCCACCCGCGCCCCGTGTCCCCGGCGCGGGGAGGCAAGCTCGGCCAGAAACTGCGGACGTCGCCGCTGTCTCCGTTCTCAGACCACACAACGAGTAAAGAGTGCTCAGAGGACGAGGACGTGGAGATTGATGTGGATGACTGA